A single Actinomycetes bacterium DNA region contains:
- a CDS encoding GGDEF domain-containing protein, producing MQASGQASAERVRRTYDAAVAAALPAVTGALSLLFVLLAVLRPFFLEGRTAVVLTAFAAVSALGMAVLALWTSRDRLPRSWAHPVAVGSAWLAAAHALAQMALTHEPEQTSYVMLVVVAAGAWVLAPRWLALALAGLWTAWLCCLLLLPDAGPRFWGFAMAVATLLAVVINLARRQGLDRLERAATAAERAAVEDPLTGLLNRRGLTLLGDQVVATARRSGNAVHCTFIDVRGIASVNTRGGLTAGDRVLVAVADALKGVVRAGDVVARWSGAQFCVLGPGPGIAPVDLERRLRGRLSEYPPADAGGWAGELSSGTAMLAPWDDGDLATLLEGGDRELRRRRALIPPAEMPNADRPSGAE from the coding sequence ATGCAGGCGAGCGGGCAGGCGAGCGCGGAGCGGGTGCGGCGCACCTACGACGCGGCGGTCGCGGCTGCGCTGCCCGCGGTCACCGGCGCGCTGTCCCTGCTGTTCGTGCTGCTCGCGGTGCTCCGCCCGTTCTTCCTCGAGGGCCGCACGGCCGTCGTCCTGACGGCGTTCGCCGCGGTCTCGGCACTGGGCATGGCGGTGCTCGCCCTGTGGACCAGCCGGGACCGGCTGCCCCGTTCCTGGGCGCATCCGGTGGCGGTCGGCTCGGCCTGGCTGGCCGCGGCCCACGCCCTCGCGCAGATGGCACTGACCCATGAGCCCGAGCAGACCAGCTACGTCATGCTCGTCGTGGTCGCGGCCGGGGCCTGGGTGCTGGCCCCGCGGTGGCTGGCCCTGGCCCTGGCCGGGCTGTGGACGGCCTGGCTGTGCTGCCTGCTGCTGCTCCCCGACGCGGGGCCGCGGTTCTGGGGGTTCGCGATGGCCGTGGCCACCCTCCTCGCGGTCGTCATCAACCTGGCCCGCCGGCAGGGCCTGGACCGGCTGGAGCGGGCCGCGACGGCCGCGGAGCGGGCCGCGGTGGAGGACCCGCTCACCGGCCTGCTCAACCGGCGGGGGCTGACCCTGCTCGGCGACCAGGTGGTGGCCACCGCCCGTCGGTCCGGCAATGCGGTGCACTGCACCTTCATCGACGTGCGGGGGATCGCCTCGGTCAACACACGGGGCGGCCTGACGGCCGGCGACCGGGTCCTGGTGGCCGTGGCCGACGCGCTGAAGGGCGTGGTCCGGGCCGGCGACGTCGTGGCGCGCTGGAGCGGCGCCCAGTTCTGCGTGCTGGGCCCGGGCCCGGGGATCGCCCCCGTCGACCTGGAGCGGCGGCTACGCGGGCGACTGTCGGAGTACCCGCCGGCCGATGCGGGCGGCTGGGCCGGCGAGCTCAGCTCCGGCACCGCGATGCTCGCGCCCTGGGACGACGGCGACCTGGCCACGCTGCTGGAGGGTGGCGACCGTGAGCTGCGCCGACGGCGGGCGCTGATCCCCCCGGCCGAGATGCCCAACGCGGACCGACCCTCGGGCGCCGAGTGA
- the leuS gene encoding leucine--tRNA ligase, whose protein sequence is MSESTESRPTERDAYDVFATQDKWLPVWDELAPFRSGDPADPRPRKYVLDMFPYPSGDLHMGHAEAYALGDVVARYWVLRGYNVLHPIGWDSFGLPAENAAITRGVDPDEWTDSNIEVGTASMRRYALSFDWDRMLQTSDPNYYRWNQWLFLRLFEKGLAYRKPSQVNWCPKDQTVLANEQVVGGRCERCDTPVTKKKLTQWYFRITGYADRLLDDMAQLEGGWPDKVLTMQRNWIGRSAGADVQFRIEQRDEPVTIYTTRPDTLFGATFFVVAADSDLAAELAGGASDEVQAQFATYLEQVRQTSEIDRMSTERPKTGVFLERYAINPVNGEALPIWAADYVLADYGHGAIMAVPAHDQRDLDFARAFDLPVRLVVDTGEEDPAVTGVATTGDGVLVNSGPLDGMRKEQAIAAIVARLEADGLGRAAVNYRLRDWLISRQRYWGTPIPVVHCPSCGEVPVPDDELPVRLPVSKGLDLAPKGRSPLAAATGWVHVDCPRCGGAAERDTDTMDTFVDSSWYYLRYLSPYLATAPFDVELAREWMPVDQYVGGVTHAILHLLYSRFFTKVLHDLGYVDFTEPFTRLLNQGMVVMNGSAMSKSRGNLVRLSDELGSHGVDAVRLSMVFAGPPEDDIDWADVSPTGSARFLARAWRLSGDVAAPVGTDPTTGDAGLRRVTHRAVADAAAAVEDFRFNVAVARMMELVNATRKAIDTGCGPADPAVREAVEAVAVMLSLACPFTAEEMWARLGHQPTVARAAWPTVDPALLVEDSVTCVLQVAGKVRGRLDVAPGIGEDELRELALVDPAVVKALDGRGVGTVVVRAPKLVNVVPA, encoded by the coding sequence ATGAGCGAGAGCACCGAGAGCCGGCCCACCGAGCGCGACGCGTACGACGTGTTCGCCACGCAGGACAAGTGGCTGCCCGTGTGGGACGAGCTGGCGCCGTTCCGCAGCGGCGACCCGGCCGACCCGCGGCCGCGCAAGTACGTGCTCGACATGTTCCCGTACCCCTCGGGCGACCTGCACATGGGCCACGCCGAGGCGTACGCGCTGGGCGACGTGGTGGCCCGGTACTGGGTGCTGCGCGGCTACAACGTGCTGCACCCGATCGGCTGGGACTCCTTCGGCCTGCCCGCCGAGAACGCCGCCATCACCCGTGGGGTGGACCCGGACGAGTGGACCGACAGCAACATCGAGGTAGGCACCGCGTCGATGCGCCGGTACGCGCTGTCCTTCGACTGGGACCGGATGCTGCAGACCTCCGACCCGAACTACTACCGTTGGAACCAGTGGCTGTTCCTGCGGCTGTTCGAGAAGGGGCTGGCCTACCGCAAGCCGTCCCAGGTCAACTGGTGCCCCAAGGACCAGACCGTGCTGGCCAACGAGCAGGTCGTGGGCGGCCGGTGCGAGCGCTGCGACACCCCGGTCACCAAGAAGAAGCTGACCCAGTGGTACTTCCGGATCACCGGCTACGCGGACCGGCTGCTGGACGACATGGCCCAGCTGGAGGGCGGCTGGCCGGACAAGGTCCTCACCATGCAGCGCAACTGGATCGGGCGCAGCGCCGGGGCCGACGTCCAGTTCCGGATCGAGCAGCGGGACGAGCCGGTCACCATCTACACGACCCGTCCGGACACCCTGTTCGGCGCGACCTTCTTCGTGGTCGCGGCCGACTCCGACCTGGCCGCCGAGCTGGCCGGCGGTGCCTCCGACGAGGTGCAGGCGCAGTTCGCGACCTACCTGGAGCAGGTGCGACAGACCTCCGAGATCGACCGGATGTCCACCGAGCGGCCGAAGACCGGGGTGTTCCTGGAGCGGTACGCGATCAACCCGGTCAACGGGGAGGCGCTGCCGATTTGGGCCGCCGACTACGTGCTGGCCGACTACGGCCACGGCGCGATCATGGCGGTGCCGGCGCACGACCAGCGCGACCTGGACTTCGCCAGGGCGTTCGACCTGCCGGTGCGGTTGGTGGTGGACACGGGCGAGGAGGACCCAGCGGTCACGGGCGTGGCGACGACCGGGGACGGCGTGCTGGTCAACTCCGGGCCGCTGGACGGCATGCGCAAGGAGCAGGCGATCGCGGCCATCGTGGCCCGGCTGGAGGCCGACGGGCTGGGCCGGGCCGCCGTGAACTACCGGCTGCGCGACTGGCTGATCTCCCGGCAGCGGTACTGGGGCACCCCGATCCCGGTCGTGCACTGCCCGTCCTGCGGCGAGGTCCCGGTGCCGGACGACGAGCTGCCGGTCCGGCTGCCGGTGTCGAAGGGGCTGGACCTGGCCCCCAAGGGCCGCTCGCCGCTGGCCGCGGCCACCGGCTGGGTGCACGTCGACTGCCCGCGGTGCGGCGGAGCGGCGGAGCGGGACACCGACACCATGGACACCTTCGTCGACTCGTCCTGGTACTACCTGCGCTACCTGTCCCCGTACCTGGCCACCGCGCCGTTCGACGTCGAGCTGGCCCGCGAGTGGATGCCGGTGGACCAGTACGTCGGCGGCGTGACGCACGCGATCCTGCACCTGCTGTACAGCCGGTTCTTCACCAAGGTCCTGCACGACCTGGGCTACGTCGACTTCACCGAGCCGTTCACCCGGCTGCTGAACCAGGGCATGGTCGTGATGAACGGCTCGGCCATGAGCAAGTCGCGGGGCAACTTGGTGCGGCTGTCCGACGAGCTGGGCTCGCATGGCGTCGATGCGGTGCGGCTATCGATGGTGTTCGCCGGGCCGCCCGAGGACGACATCGACTGGGCCGACGTCTCGCCCACCGGGTCGGCGCGGTTCCTGGCGAGGGCCTGGCGGCTGTCCGGGGACGTCGCCGCGCCCGTCGGCACCGATCCGACCACCGGGGACGCCGGGCTGCGGCGGGTCACCCACCGGGCGGTCGCCGACGCGGCCGCAGCGGTGGAGGACTTCCGGTTCAACGTCGCGGTCGCCCGGATGATGGAGCTGGTCAACGCCACCCGCAAGGCGATCGACACTGGCTGCGGGCCCGCCGACCCGGCGGTGCGCGAGGCCGTCGAGGCGGTCGCCGTCATGCTGTCGCTGGCCTGCCCGTTCACCGCTGAGGAGATGTGGGCCCGGCTGGGGCACCAGCCGACCGTGGCCAGGGCCGCCTGGCCGACCGTCGACCCGGCGCTGCTGGTGGAGGACTCGGTGACCTGTGTGCTGCAGGTGGCCGGCAAGGTGCGCGGGCGGCTGGACGTCGCGCCGGGCATCGGAGAAGACGAGCTGCGCGAGCTGGCGCTGGTCGACCCGGCCGTGGTCAAGGCGCTGGACGGGCGAGGGGTGGGCACCGTCGTGGTGCGGGCGCCGAAGCTCGTCAACGTCGTCCCGGCCTGA
- a CDS encoding DegV family protein produces MAGVAVVTDSTAYLSTELVQQLGVLVVPVQVIVAGHTYDEGTGISSDEVAEALRTWRPVTTSRPAPATFLAAYRAAAEAGATGIVSVHLSADISGTVGSARLAAGDAPVPVQVIDSRTIGMAMGYPVLSAAQAAADSASLDEVAAAVEKRCGQSSALFYVDTLEYLRRGGRIGPAAAWFGSALAVKPLLQVVDGRILPLEKVRTSSKALARLEELAVERAGVAAVDIAVHHLSARPRAEQLAERLRARVPGLGELRVSEVGAVVGAHVGPGMIAVAVVPR; encoded by the coding sequence ATGGCCGGGGTCGCTGTCGTCACTGACTCGACGGCCTACCTGTCGACCGAGCTGGTGCAGCAGCTCGGGGTGCTCGTCGTGCCGGTGCAGGTGATCGTTGCGGGGCACACCTACGACGAGGGGACCGGGATCTCCTCCGACGAGGTGGCCGAGGCACTGCGCACCTGGCGGCCGGTGACCACCTCGCGGCCGGCGCCGGCCACCTTCCTGGCGGCCTACCGCGCGGCGGCCGAGGCCGGTGCGACCGGGATCGTGTCGGTGCACCTGTCGGCGGACATCTCCGGGACGGTGGGGTCGGCCCGGCTGGCGGCCGGCGACGCGCCGGTGCCGGTGCAGGTGATCGACTCGCGGACGATCGGGATGGCCATGGGCTATCCGGTGCTGTCGGCGGCCCAGGCCGCGGCGGACAGCGCCAGCCTGGACGAGGTCGCCGCCGCGGTCGAGAAGCGCTGCGGGCAGTCGTCGGCGCTGTTCTACGTGGACACGCTAGAGTACCTGCGCCGGGGCGGGCGGATCGGGCCCGCGGCGGCGTGGTTCGGCTCGGCGCTGGCGGTGAAGCCGCTGCTGCAGGTGGTGGACGGCCGGATCCTGCCGCTGGAGAAGGTGCGCACGAGCTCCAAGGCGCTGGCCCGGCTGGAGGAGCTCGCGGTGGAACGGGCCGGGGTGGCCGCCGTGGACATCGCGGTGCACCACCTGTCCGCGCGGCCGCGCGCCGAGCAGCTGGCCGAGCGGCTGCGCGCACGGGTGCCCGGGCTGGGTGAGCTGCGGGTCAGTGAGGTGGGCGCGGTCGTCGGCGCGCACGTGGGCCCCGGGATGATCGCCGTGGCCGTCGTCCCCCGCTGA
- a CDS encoding SGNH/GDSL hydrolase family protein, whose protein sequence is MTEPRHLLVIADSLAFHGPQRPEVLTDPRLYPNVCAAALEAATGRPWRADVVARLGWTARDGWWALTKDPNVATVLAPRADALLLGVGQMDHLSAAVPTYLREGIAYLRPGGLRRRVRSVHQRWGPRVIRATGGRLRQLPQPATDTYLARIVQAVRLLAGDIPVVLLGPSPHSAPAYPSLRHHGPAVGAARRWAAAHRTGFVDLDPIVQPSLDAGTGNPDGMHWSFAVHEGVGTAAAGALLAGLGG, encoded by the coding sequence GTGACCGAGCCACGGCACCTGCTGGTCATCGCCGACTCGCTCGCCTTCCACGGCCCGCAGCGGCCTGAGGTGCTCACCGACCCGCGGCTATACCCGAACGTCTGCGCGGCCGCGCTCGAGGCGGCCACCGGCCGGCCGTGGCGGGCCGACGTGGTGGCCCGGCTCGGCTGGACGGCGCGGGACGGCTGGTGGGCGCTCACCAAGGACCCGAACGTGGCCACCGTGCTGGCCCCACGGGCGGACGCGCTGCTGCTCGGGGTCGGACAGATGGACCACCTGTCCGCGGCCGTGCCCACCTACCTGCGCGAGGGCATCGCCTACCTGCGCCCGGGCGGGCTGCGCCGGCGGGTCCGCTCGGTGCACCAACGGTGGGGGCCGCGGGTGATCCGGGCCACCGGCGGGCGGCTGCGGCAGCTGCCGCAGCCGGCCACCGACACCTACCTGGCCCGGATCGTGCAGGCCGTGCGGCTGCTCGCCGGGGACATCCCGGTGGTACTGCTCGGGCCCTCGCCGCACTCGGCGCCGGCGTACCCCTCGCTGCGGCACCACGGCCCCGCCGTCGGCGCGGCCCGCCGGTGGGCCGCGGCCCACCGCACCGGCTTCGTCGACCTCGACCCGATCGTTCAGCCGTCGCTGGACGCCGGCACCGGCAACCCCGACGGCATGCACTGGTCGTTCGCCGTCCACGAGGGGGTCGGGACGGCGGCCGCCGGGGCGCTGCTAGCCGGACTCGGCGGCTGA